The proteins below are encoded in one region of Chloroflexota bacterium:
- a CDS encoding glycosyltransferase family 9 protein, translated as MRRWEPSKDWRRRHGLRAHTVTALCRAAGLVIRPSPPGVHVLPPSRFSAVVIKPLALGDVLRTTPFLDALRRAHPDARITYAVGDYARRTLANNPHIDAMLDMGQLGTPRRYDAQAYLGLTRRLRQGRFDVAVVLDRSPLMALLPYLARIPYRIGLHNKGRGFAHTTRVPIADDEHEVDAYLRVARAMGIDTRDVRCHFRPSASDRAAADRLHQEFGATPGHPLVIMAPGGGLNPGAVDVSKRWTAAGYARVADALIEQRSATVVLVGLPSDASSNAAVRSAMRASAIDLSGQTGFGQLAALIARGDLFVGNDSTAAQLAACVGTPSVTVFTTTEPWVYGPYAPNAVWVYRGSPTSGLVDSPDIAEVEQAALDVLPRRTEGAEG; from the coding sequence ATGAGGCGTTGGGAGCCCAGCAAAGACTGGCGCCGCCGCCATGGCTTGCGAGCGCACACGGTCACCGCGTTGTGCCGCGCGGCCGGGCTTGTGATCCGTCCCTCGCCACCCGGCGTTCACGTCCTACCGCCCTCGCGTTTCTCCGCAGTCGTCATCAAGCCCCTTGCGCTGGGCGACGTGCTGCGGACGACACCGTTCCTGGACGCCCTGCGCCGGGCCCATCCCGACGCGCGAATCACCTATGCCGTCGGCGACTACGCCCGCCGGACGCTCGCGAACAATCCCCACATCGACGCCATGCTGGACATGGGGCAGCTCGGAACGCCGCGCCGGTACGACGCCCAGGCCTATCTGGGCCTCACCCGACGGCTTCGGCAGGGCCGGTTCGACGTGGCCGTGGTCTTGGACCGCTCGCCGCTCATGGCGCTGTTGCCTTATCTGGCGCGCATTCCCTACCGCATCGGCCTCCACAACAAAGGGCGTGGGTTTGCACATACCACGCGGGTTCCCATCGCCGACGACGAGCACGAAGTCGATGCCTACTTGCGGGTGGCACGGGCGATGGGGATCGATACCCGCGACGTTCGCTGCCACTTTCGCCCCTCTGCCAGCGACAGAGCGGCCGCGGACCGCTTGCACCAGGAGTTTGGCGCCACGCCCGGACACCCGCTGGTAATCATGGCTCCCGGCGGCGGCTTGAATCCGGGCGCGGTGGACGTCTCGAAGCGCTGGACCGCCGCGGGCTATGCGCGCGTGGCTGACGCGCTGATCGAACAGCGGAGCGCGACCGTGGTGCTGGTGGGCCTGCCGTCGGACGCCAGCTCCAACGCCGCCGTGCGGTCCGCCATGCGCGCGTCAGCGATCGACCTGAGCGGCCAGACCGGCTTCGGACAGCTGGCGGCACTCATTGCCCGCGGCGATTTGTTCGTCGGCAACGACTCGACGGCGGCGCAACTCGCCGCATGCGTGGGCACGCCGTCGGTAACCGTCTTCACCACGACCGAGCCGTGGGTCTACGGTCCCTACGCCCCGAATGCGGTTTGGGTCTATCGCGGCAGCCCCACGAGCGGCTTAGTCGACAGCCCGGATATTGCCGAGGTGGAGCAGGCGGCCCTCGACGTGCTGCCGAGGCGGACCGAGGGCGCCGAGGGCTAG
- a CDS encoding zinc ribbon domain-containing protein, whose amino-acid sequence MPVFDYRCHDCRRRSTKLFKTFAAVHDPPCPHCGSDRLERLLSRVAIVRGSASDDSLGDDDFSGMDAAMEGLESGDPRSLARMTRQMSEEMGEDLPDEFEPMLRRMESGEMPDDAEFEDAASDLDDGGDAFDEN is encoded by the coding sequence GTGCCTGTCTTCGATTACCGCTGCCACGACTGCCGGCGGCGCTCCACCAAGCTCTTCAAGACCTTCGCGGCGGTGCATGATCCGCCATGCCCTCACTGCGGCTCGGATCGCCTGGAGCGCCTGCTGTCGCGCGTCGCCATCGTCCGCGGCAGCGCGTCTGATGACAGCTTGGGCGACGACGATTTCTCGGGTATGGACGCCGCCATGGAGGGCCTGGAGTCCGGCGATCCGCGCAGCCTGGCCCGCATGACGCGTCAGATGAGCGAAGAGATGGGCGAAGACTTGCCCGACGAGTTCGAGCCCATGCTCCGTCGGATGGAGTCCGGGGAAATGCCCGACGACGCCGAGTTCGAGGATGCGGCTTCCGACCTGGACGACGGCGGCGATGCGTTCGACGAGAACTAA
- a CDS encoding HAD family hydrolase yields MRLPTWTTAAMRSTRTKLHPRLLALDVDGTLTWPGVGPDSDVIRSLGGVAARGVTVVVATGRGTNATREITRALPAGAYAILNNGGIVRRVRDGQVLRARHMTHAAAAAVLGVYRDCGMSGIWVESPFAGERYLCDGAWWTYAPTRLYLSTKLPIIRPMPATAVAAPAVEVFAFGDREAVAGAERRINDELGNAVSTVSWWSERLGAGGLESLPAGGTKGEAVAWLAGELGIDAAEVVAVGDDRNDIEMLQWAGRGVAMSHAPLDVQVAADEVATIEGPPAVRQVMRDVWGV; encoded by the coding sequence ATGCGGCTTCCGACCTGGACGACGGCGGCGATGCGTTCGACGAGAACTAAGCTGCACCCCCGACTTCTCGCGCTCGACGTGGACGGCACGCTGACCTGGCCCGGCGTGGGCCCAGATTCGGACGTGATCCGGTCGCTCGGCGGTGTCGCGGCGCGGGGTGTGACAGTCGTCGTGGCAACTGGCCGCGGGACGAATGCCACCCGCGAGATCACGCGCGCACTACCTGCCGGCGCCTACGCGATCCTCAACAACGGCGGCATCGTGCGGCGCGTCCGCGACGGGCAGGTGCTGCGAGCCCGGCACATGACCCACGCCGCCGCGGCCGCGGTCCTCGGGGTCTATCGAGACTGCGGCATGTCCGGAATCTGGGTCGAGTCGCCCTTCGCCGGCGAGCGGTACCTGTGTGACGGCGCGTGGTGGACCTATGCCCCGACGCGGCTCTACCTGTCGACCAAGCTGCCGATCATTCGACCAATGCCGGCGACGGCGGTCGCCGCGCCGGCCGTCGAGGTGTTTGCCTTCGGCGACCGTGAAGCCGTGGCCGGCGCCGAACGCCGCATCAATGATGAGCTCGGCAATGCCGTCTCGACGGTGTCCTGGTGGAGCGAGCGCCTCGGGGCGGGTGGCCTGGAATCGCTGCCGGCCGGCGGGACCAAGGGCGAAGCGGTGGCCTGGCTGGCGGGTGAGTTGGGCATCGACGCCGCCGAGGTCGTCGCCGTGGGCGACGACCGCAACGATATCGAGATGTTGCAATGGGCCGGCCGCGGCGTCGCCATGTCACACGCCCCTCTGGACGTGCAAGTGGCCGCCGACGAGGTCGCCACCATCGAAGGGCCGCCGGCCGTGCGCCAGGTCATGCGGGACGTCTGGGGCGTCTGA